CTCGCAATAATTCTACTAACTGTTCACGATCTACGTTCTCTCCTTCTAATAGTTCAAGTACATCTACTAATGCCATGACATACCAACCAATAGCGCGACACCATACATGGGGAGAATGTCCCGTAACCTTGTCACACCAAAACATCTCACGGCTTTCATCATACGCATGCTTAAGCAAATGGGTTTGATCATCATAAAGAAACTTTCGGGCATTTATGAATTGATGAATCGTATCCGAGTAATTCTTCACATCTTCAAATTGTTTAATATACTGAACATAAAATGGCTGTCCCATGTATAATCCATCTAGCCACACCTGATTGGGATAATTGTCCTTGTGCCAGAAGCTTCCCGACTTCGTCCGCGGATACACCTTCAGCTGTTCATAAAGCAGATCCAGCACTTGCTTGTAACGTAGATCCTGCTCAATTTGATATAACTGAAATAATACAGAACCCATTCGAATCTGATCAATATTATATTTATCAAGTCTGATACCAGGAATATCACCATTCACATCGTACATTTGGTCTACAAATTGCTTCACATATAGGTAATCTGCTTCATTCCCAAAATACTCGTAGCTATCAAGATATCCTTTTAGGATGCAAGCCTCGACATATGCCCATTTGACACTGTACCCATCTTTCGGTTCTTTGTATTGCTCCTTTAAGACTTGAATCATCGTGAAACTCAAGCGCATGACCTCCCTGCTCATATTCTAAAAGAAATTATCTCTGTCTCAACAAGCCATCTAGCCATTCAACCTTTTATTGAGCCTAACATCATCCCTTTTGTGAAGTACTTTTGTGCGAACGGATACACGAATAAGATTGGGAATATGGCTAAGAATATCGTTGCTGCCTCAATGTTGTCTGGTAAGATCTGATGTCCGTTGACAGTCAAATTCTCGAATGATGTCCCACCATCTGGCTTAATAATTAGACGATACAGAATTAGCTGTAACGGATGAAGCGCCTGATCTTGCAAATAAATCAA
This window of the Paenibacillus sp. FSL R10-2734 genome carries:
- a CDS encoding glycoside hydrolase family 88 protein, with protein sequence MSFTMIQVLKEQYKEPKDGYSVKWAYVEACILKGYLDSYEYFGNEADYLYVKQFVDQMYDVNGDIPGIRLDKYNIDQIRMGSVLFQLYQIEQDLRYKQVLDLLYEQLKVYPRTKSGSFWHKDNYPNQVWLDGLYMGQPFYVQYIKQFEDVKNYSDTIHQFINARKFLYDDQTHLLKHAYDESREMFWCDKVTGHSPHVWCRAIGWYVMALVDVLELLEGENVDREQLVELLRETIEETVVYQHDDGMWYQVVNMQDKEDNYLESSGTLMLSYAILKGVRLGYLPNRLAVHGEKAFQGTVDRYVYEQDSEVRLAGICKSAGLGRNPDTGIVRDGSYHYYIHGERIVENNGHGVAPLIMAFHEMLLLNKG